Within bacterium, the genomic segment ATCAGCCCGCGCATTCCCGGGATCATCGAGAGCGTGCAGGTGGATATCGGCGCACGGGTCGTGAAAGGCGATCTCCTTTTGAAGATCAACAGCGTGGAGCTGGGCCGGATGCTCGCTGATTTCGAGCGCAGCAACGCACTGACCGAGCTTTCCCGCAAGAACTTCGAGCGGGAACAGTCGCTCATGGAGCGCAAGATTTCATCGGAACAGGACATGATCGAAGCCCAGATGATCCATGAGGGGCACAGGACCGAGCTGAAGGCGGCCAAGCAGGCGCTCCACGTTTTCGGTCTCACGGAAGACGACCTGGCGGCTTTGAGGGAGCAGATAAACGACACGGGCATGGGCTGCCTGCCGGTGCGGGCTCCCCTTGCCGGAACCATCATCGAGAAACACGCCGTGATCGGCGAACTGGTCGAGCCGGGCAAGAGTGTCATGCTCCTTGCCGATCTCGACGCTGTCTGGGTATGGGCCGATATCTACGAGCAGGATCTCCACCAGCTGCTCGCGGCTGAACAAGAGGACCCGATTCCGGTGAAGGTCTTTGTCGGGGCCTTTCCAGATCGCCTCTTCGAGGGCAACGTCGACTACATCGGCGCCACCATGCAGGAACGCACGCGGACGATCAAGGTGCGCGCCACGGTTCATAATACGGACCGTCTGCTGCGGCCCGGCATGTTCTGCGAGATCCAGATCGGCATGGATGCCGGCGAGGACGTGCTCGCCGTACCGAAAACGGCCCTGCTTGCAGATGAAGGCCAACACTTCGTCTTCAAGCACTGGCAGGATGACCTCTATGTGCGGCGCGCCGTACAGAAGGGCCGTGAGTTCTTCGACACCGTTGAAATCACCGAAGGCTTGGAGCCTGGCGAGCTGGTCGTCACAGAAGGCGCCTTCCTGCTGAAATCCGATGTCCTGCGCGAAAAGATGGGCGCCGGTTGTGCGGACTAGGAGGCGGCGATGTTGGATAGGCTGATTCACTTCGTCCTGCACCAGCGCCTGCTGGTATCGATCGCGACCGTCGTGCTGGTGGCCGGTGGTATTTTCGCCTGGAATCTCTTGCCCATCGATGCTTTTCCGGACGTCTCGAATGTCCAGGTGATGATCTTGACGGAAGCGCCAGGACTGGCTCCTGTCGACGTGGAACAGCAGATAACCTTTCCCATCGAGCTGGCCATGCAGGGACTGCCGGACGTGCGGCAGATCCGCTCCTTGTCGAAAGCGGTGCTCTCCCAGGTGATCGTCGTCTTCGAGGATCACGTCGACACCTACATGGCCCGGCAATTGGTCTTCGAACGACTCCAGTCGGCCAGGGGGGGCATCCCGGAGTGGGCCGAACCGGAAATGGGGCCGATCAGCACCGGGCTCGGCGAGATCTATCAGTACACCCTGGAGAGCGACACGCATACCCCGATGGAGCTGCGGACAATCCAGGACTGGGTCATTGCGCCGCAGCTCAGGTCTGTTCCCGGTGTGAACGAAGTCAACAGCTTCGGTGGTTTTGTCCGACAGTATCACGTGCTCGTAAATCCCAATGAACTCTTGAAATACGGCATCACACTCGACGACGTGCTGGTGGCCATCGAGAAGAACAACGCCAACGCCGGCGGCAACTTCCTCGTTCAAGGCTGGGAGCAGGCCTACGTGCGGAGCGTGGGTCTCATCGAGTCCGTCTCCGATATCGAGGACATCGTCCTGGAGGCCGAGGACGGCACGCCCATATACCTGAAAGACGTGGCCACGGTGGGATTCGGCCCGGAGACGAGGCAGGGAGCAGTTACCCGCGACGGGAAAGGGGAGCGGGTGGCGGGCATGGTCATCATGCTGAAGGGCGAGAACTCCAAGATCGTCGTGGACAGCGTCAAGAAGACCATCCCCAAGATCCAGGCAGGCCTTCCGGATGGTGTGCGCATCGACACGTTCTACGATCGCACAACGCTTATCAAGGCATGTATCCACACCGTGTCCAACGCGCTCCTGCTGGGAGGAATGTTCGTCATCTTCGTACTGTTCCTCTTCCTCGGCAATCTGCGCGCTTCGATCATCGTCGCACTCTCGCTTCCCCTTTCCGCGCTCATCGCATTCATCCTGATGGGCTTGCAGGGGGTCACGGCCAACCTGATGAGTCTTGGCGGTCTGGCCATCGCCATCGGCATGATCGTGGACGCCTCCATCGTCATCTCGGAGAACATAACCCGGCATCTGGGCGAGAAGGAGGGAGCCGGCATTCCGCGTACGCGGATCGTCTTTGACGCCGTGCGCGAGGTGGCACGGCCCGTGTTGTTTGCCATCCTGATCATCATCATCGTATTCCTCCCCCTGTTCACGCTGCAGCAGATGGAAGGCAAGATGTTCCGTCCGCTGGCACTGACGATGTGCTTCGCCATGCTGGGCTCGCTCCTGGTCTCCTTCACCATCGTACCCGTACTGTGCTCTCTCTTCGTGCGCGGACGGAAGGAGGCGCGTGACAACCTCCCGGTCCGAGTCTGCAAGAAAGCCTACCTGCCGCTGCTGGCTCTGGCCCTGAGGCGCCGGTGGACGACGGTCCTGATAGCCGGCGCCGTCCTGGCGGCGTCGCTGCTGCTGATACCGTTCATCGGCACGGAATTCCTCCCCCAACTGAATGAGGGAGCCATCGCGATCAATATCGTGCGACTGCCGTCCGCCTCGCTCGACGGATCCATGGCGGTGGGGACCGAAATCGAACGCCGCCTCCTGGTGCAGTTCCCGGAGGTGGAAACCGTGGTGACCAAGACCGGCCGCGCCGAGATCTCCGAGGACCCCATGGGACCGGAACAGAGCGACGTCTTCATCATGCTCCACCCGCAGGACGAGTGGGACACGGGACGGAGCAAAGGGGATCTCGTGGCGGCCATCCAAGAGGATTTGAGCCGGATTCCGGGAATCCGGCTCTCCTTCTCGCAGCCCATCGCCCTGCGCGTCAACGAGCTCATTTCCGGCATCAAGAGCGACCTGGCCGTGAAGCTGTTCGGACCGGACTTGGACGTGCTGGGGGAACACGCCAATCGGATAGCGGCCGTCATGAATGGCATCGAGGGCGCCGAAGACGTCAAGGTGGAGCAGATCACGGGATTTGCTCAGGTGGAGGTGGTCGTGGACCGCAAGGCGATCGCACGGCACAAGATCAACCTGGCGGATATCAACGAGATCATCGAGACCGCCGTGGGCGGCAAGGTGGCTACGACGATCGTGGAAGGGCAGAAGCGCTTTGCCGTGCTCGTGCGTTTCCCCGCGGAGCACCGCCGCGACATCGAAGCACTGGAGAATATTCTGGTCCCTTCACCCGAGGGACCCCGCGTGCCGCTCGCCCGGCTGGCCACGATCGAAGAGGTGGAAGCGCCGTCCCAGATCAGTCGCGAGAACGGCATGCGGCGCGTCGTCGTCGAATGCAACATCCGCGGGCGGGACATGGGGAGTTTCGTCGCCGAGGTCCGGGAACGGATCCGGTCCATCGTGGGAGAATTGCCCAGTGGCTACTTCGTGGACTACGGAGGGCAGTTCGAGAACCAGCAGCGGGCCATGAAGCGACTGGCCATCGTGGTGCCGATGTCGATTCTCTTGATCTTCCTGATGCTCTTTCTGGCCTTCGATTCCCTCAGAAGTGCCTTTCTCGTCCTGGTGAATTTGCCGTTCGCCCTCGTCGGCGGCATCCTGGCAATCTTCCTGCTCCGGATCAACCTGAGCGTGTCGGCCGCCATCGGATTCATCGCCCTTTTCGGGACGGCCGTGGAGAACGGAACCGTTCTGATCACATTCTTCAACCAGCTGCGAAGACAGGGCCTCAGCACGGTCGAAGCCGTCATGAAGGGCTGTGATTTGAGATTCCGCCCCCTCCTGATGACCGCATTGACGACGCTCCTGGGTTTGACGCCGCTCATCTTCGCGACCGGCAGCGGCTCGGAAATCCAGCGCCCTCTGGCCACGGTCGTCATCGGGGGGCTCGTGTCCTCGATGTTCCTGACACTGATCGTCTTGCCGGTTCTGTATGCTCTCATGAAATCCGGCAGGACCGGGCAAGGTGCGGAAGACCGGCCTACGGGATCGGACACCACCAGCGCAGAGAGACTGCCTGATTGACTGTCGATTCAAGGTAGCCCGGAGGCGTCAAGCAGGTATGAGACAAGCAGGGTCGGCATTGCATATCACGGCAAAGTGTGACATCATTATTCAATTAACCTTCGGGACAATCAACCGGGAGCCGCCCATGCGCCCACTGCTCGCCCTGTTATTCACCCTCGTGACCATTTGCGGCGTCGCCTCCGCCCAGACTTATACGCTCGGCGACACCTTGACGGTCATCCAGCGACCTCTGCTGAACATCCCCTCAATCGTCACGCCGGGCGAGGACCTGGCGATCAGCTGCGAGGCGAATCCCGCCACCACGGGCTGGACCGCGACGCTGGAGCGCGGCGGCTTGAACATACCGCTGTCCGTCACCTCGGCCGTCTACGAACCGGCGACCACCTGGTGGCTGCTGACGGCGGCGGTGCCGGAGGTCCCGGTCTACGAAATCTACGACCTGCGCGTGACCGCCGACGGCGGCCTCGACGACAACACCCGCCACGCGGTGCGCGTCATCCCCCAGCGGCGCGACGACTTCTACTTCGTGCACATCACCGACACGCACCTGCCGACCTACCTGTACTACTACGAGGACGGCGCCGACACCGACAGCACCACCAGCGAGGGCCTGCGCGAGATCACCCGCGACGTGAACATCATCAATCCCGAGTTCGTGCTGCTGACCGGCGACTTCGTCAACGAGGGCGAGCTGGAGGATTTCCTGGACAAGCACTACTACAGCCGCGGACAGATGCACCTGGCCGAGTTCGAAGTGCCGGTCTACCTGACCGCCGGCAACCACGACGTCGGCGGCTGGAGCGACACGCCGCCGTCGGACGGCACCGCGCGGCGGGACTGGTGGCGCCTCTTCGGCTGGCGCAAGCTCGATGCGCCGCCGCCGGCCGAGCTCATCTACACGCAGAACTACAGCTTCGACTACGGCCCGGTCCACTTCGTCGGGCTGGAAGCCTACGACAACTACGACAGCTGGCGTTACAGCATCTACGGCGCCGAGAGCTTCACGGCACGGCAGATGCTGTGGCTGCAGGGCGACCTCACCGATGCCGACGCCCTGTACAACGTCCTGTTCCACCACTACGACTTCGGCAACGAACTCAATCTCTCGTCCCTGGGCCTCGACATGTCCTTGTGGGGACACATCCACCGCGACACCGACGATAATACGCCGCCCTACGACATCTCCACCGACAACGCCGGCGGCAGCAACCGCCCGTTCCGCCTGGTGCGCTTCTTCAGCGGCGAGTTCGACCCGCGGCCCACCCTCGAGGCCCAGGATGGCGACGTTCTCCGCGTCACCTACGCCCCGGCCAACGACGGCACCCACGATTTGGTCACCGCCCAGGTCGTCAACGGCTACGGCGAGCGCTTCGAATACGGGCGGCTGCGCATCCACATGCCCGCGGACGCCGCCGGCTTCATCGTCAGCGGCGGCACGCTCGCACAGGTGGACGATACCGGCGGGACGGCCCTCTGCTACGTGGACGTGGACATCCCGGCCAACGGCCAGGCCACGGTGATCGTGGAGGTGGACGACGCGGCCGGCACGCCGCCCGCGGTCTCCGCCTCGCGGCTGAGCGCGCATCCAAACCCCTTCAACCCTCGCACCGAGATCACCTTCGCGATGCCTGCGGCCGGCGCCTGCCGCCTGACCGTCTTCGACGCCCTGGGCCGCGAGGTCGCCGTTCTGGCCGACGGCCGGCGCGAGAGCGGTCCCCAGACCGTCACCTGGGACGGCCGCGACACGGAAGGCATGTCCTTGCCCTCCGGCACGTATTTCGTGGGTCTGCGGGCCGGGACGTATGTCGAGACGAGAAAAGTGACACTGGTCCGATGATAGGGTAATCTGCGCGGACACACCCCCCACGAGAGGATGAGTCATGCGCATTGTCCTGCTGATCGCCGCCGCGTCCGTGCTCCTGGCCGGCTGCCAGTCCGGCCAGCCAGACGATCTGGACGCCTTCCTGGCCGGATACGATATCCTGTACCGCGACCTCTGGCGGCTGGCCGAGGGCGCGCGCTGGGACGCCAACGTCGATATCGGCGACGCCGCCTCCGCCGCCCGCATCGCCGCCGAGAAGGAATTCGCAGAGAAGCTCGGCAACGCCGAACTGATCCTGACGGCCCAGGAGTTCCTCAAGCGGGACGGCCTGAGCTTCGAGCAGCGCAAGCAGCTCGAATACGTCCTGCTCAACGCGGCCAAGTTCCCGGGCACCATCCCCGAGACGACCACCGCCCTGATCGAGGCCGAGGCCGCCCAGAACGAGCGCCTCTACGGCTTCGAGTTCAGCGTGCAGCTGCCCGGCGAGGCGCCGCGCGCCGTCACGGCCAACGAGATCGCGACGGGGCTCACCGGAGCTCCCGATCCCGCCGCGCGCCGCGCATGGTGGGAAGCGAGCAAGGAGATCGGTCCGAGCCTGCGCGAAGGCCTGTTGCAGCTGCGCGACCTGCGCAACGAGACCGCCGGCAGCATGGGTTACAGCTCCTTCTTCGCCCTCGAGGTGAGCGAATACGGCCTGACGCCGCGGGAGATGATCGACCTGATGGACGAGGTGCTCGCGGGCCTCATGCCCCTCTACCGGCAGCTCCACTGCTGGGTGCGGCACGAGCTCGCAGCCAGGTACGGCGAGCCCGTGCCGCGCCGGCTGCCCGCCCACTGGCTCGGCAACCGGTGGGCCCAGGCCTGGCCGGGCATCGTCGAGGGCATCGACCTGGACGCCCTGGTCGCGGACAAGACACCGGAGTGGCTCATCACGCAGGCCGAACGCTACTACACATCGATGGGCTTCCCGCCGTTGCCGGCCGGCTTCTGGGAGAACAGCGACCTCTACGCCGTCGGCGCCGACAGCGAACGCAAGAAGAACACCCACGCCTCGGCCTGGCACATCGACCTGGACCAGGACGTGCGCTCGCTCATGAGCGTCGAGCCGACCTTCGACTGGCTCCAGACCACCCACCACGAGCTGGGCCACGTCTACTACTACCTCGCGTACAGCAATCCCGACGTGCCGTTCGTGCTGCGCACGGGCGCCAACCGCGCCTTCCACGAAGGCATCGGCACCTTGATAGAGCTGGTGTCCAGCCAGACGTCGTACCTGCGCATGATCGACCTGCTGGGCGAGGACGAGCAGATCGACCACATCCAGTGGCTGCTCAACCAGGCGTTGCTGGGACCGGTCACGTTCCTGCCTTTCGCCTGCGGCACCATGACCCACTGGGAGCACGACTTCTACGAGGAGCCGCTGCCCGCGGACCAGATGAACGCCCGCTGGTGGCGATACGTGGGCGAGTACCAGGGCGTGGCGCCCCCCGAGCCCCGGGGCGAGGAATGGTGCGACGCGGCGACCAAGACCCACATCAGCGACGACCCGGCCCAGTACTACGACTACGCCCTGAGCAGCGTCGTCCTGCACCAGCTGCACGATCACATCTGCCGGGAGATCCTGCACGAGGCGCCCCAGACGGCCACCTACTACAAGCGCCCGGAGGTCGGCGCCTACCTGCGGGAGATCCTGCGACCGGGCGCCACCCGCGACTGGCGCGAGCTGATGGTCGAGGCCACCGGCGGGCCGCTCTCTTCGCGGGCCATGCTGGAGTATTATCAGCCGCTGCGGGAGTGGCTCGAGGAGCAGAACGCTGGACGGGATGTGACCTTCGACTGACGGCTCCCGCACACCCGGGATCGCGATACGCTCGGCCGGCACCTTCACGGGTGCCGGCCGACGTTTTCGTGCCGGGGTCGGGCGCGTGCTAGAACGTGAGAACGACGCCCAGCTGATAGGCCGTCAGATCGGTCTCGCTGCACGAGGGCGCGTAGACGGGCACATTATCGACGATCGTGATATCGCCCTCGGTGAGGTACTCCGCCTCGCCGCCCTGCAGGTGGCTGACCTTGAGGTCCAGGAACACGCCGGGTTTCTTCTCGTCGCGGTTTCCTTCGCTCAGCCGGATCAGCAGGCCTCCGGCTCCGCCCCAGAAAGTGGCGAAGTCGTCGTAATTGGTCTGACGCGCCACCTCGTCGCCGTCCCACCAGTCCTCGTCCTCGAGCTTGGATTCGGTCCACAGGTAGCCGAGGCCGACACGGGCCTCGGCGTAAGGCTGCACGGCACCGGTCAAGGGGCGCCACTGGGCGAAGAGAAAAGCGCCGGCGAGGTTGTTGCTCGTGGTCAGATCGAAGTCCTCCACCAGGGGCAGGCTGCAGGTCCGGGTCTCGCTGCCGTAGATCATGGCGTTGAGACCGAGACCGAAGGTGAAAGACGGCCGCGGGCGCAGTCCGTAGTGGATCTCGAGGCCGCCGCCCTCGGTACCGACCGCGTCACCGAATTCGCCGGTGGGCGTGGCCAGCAGGAGTCTGACGCCTCCTTCCTGATCGAGGGCGCAGGCTGTCGTGGCGAGCGTGAGCAGGACGAGCAGGGTCGCGAATTTCAAGGTGTTCATGTCGGGTCTCCGTTTCCATACCAGGTCTTTTCGTTTTGGCTCGGGACACTGTCCGAGCGCGGGCAATTCACGCGTGACCAGGAAATTGCATTAAATGAACCATTGTTCAGATATGGAGTTTGATGAATGTATCTTATTCTGATACAGCGTGTTACGTGTCGGATTGAAGATGGCCGGCGTGGCAAAGATATATGGTGTTTTATCACATCTGTGGCGAAGCGTCCTCTCGACACTCCAGCAGTTCGGGGGAGGCACAATGAACCTCCCCCTGCGGAAGACCCAGCGCTCATATTCAACTCAAGCAGAGGGCATGTGTGGATGCACACACATGCGAAAGGCGACTCTCGAAGAGCCGGAGCCTCTCGCGTGCGTGTGCATCACCCTATGACCGGCCCACTAGATCATGAACTCCATCAGCCGCAGATGGTCCTCCCACGGCATGGCCTGCCAGCTCTCCGCGGTCACGGCCCCCACCGAGCGGGAGATCATCGAGACCACATGGGCGGTCGCATTGTCGGGGGCCTCGTAGATGTCCATGTAGTCGTAGGGACCGAGGATGGCGTAATGGGCCAGCCACTTCACGTCGGGACAGGCCGTCGTCACCTTCTGCATCCAGTCGCGGCTGAAGGCCTTGCGATCCTCAGCGCCGCGCATGGCGGCCGGCGCCAGCTTGGTCATCAGAACGAAGATGGACATGGAGTCACCTCCTGCTGGGGATGATTTCATATTAGCACAAAAGGGGTTGCATCGCGCGCAAGGCGGATCTATATTTGCATACTGACGCAATCGTGCAAACCAAGGATCACAACATGTCCTCACGACAGCCCTGCTGCTCAGATCTCCAGAAATGGCTCGAACCGGACACCTTCAAGGTGCTGGGAGATCCCAGTCGCACGGCCCTGCTGCTGCTGCTGGCGGATAGCCCCGGGCCCCGGACCGTGACCGCCTTGGCCGCCGGCTTGCCCATCGACATCTCGGTGGTATCGCGTCATCTGCGGATCTTGCGGGATGTGGGCGTCGTGCATGCGATCAAGCGGGGCAAGGAGGTCCATTATCACCTCGATTGCGGGGACCTGGCCCGGCGGCTCCGGCATCTGGCCGACGCCCTCGACGCCTGCCGCCCCTCTTGCGCACTCAAACCCGAGGAGTCGACATGACCGACACGAAACGCCCCGAAGACGCCGGGAAGCTGCGTGAAGCCGTTTCCGCGGGTTACGCCAGGATCGCTACGTCCGGCGGCGGCTGCGGCGGATGCTGCGGCGGCCCGCGAACCCGGCCGCAGGACATCAGTCTCGAGCTGGGCTACGACGCGAACCAGCTCGCATCCGTGCCCGCGGGCGCCGATCTGGGACTGGGCTGCGGCAACCCCACGGCTCTCGGCGAGTTGAAACCCGGCGAGATCGTGCTCGATCTCGGCTCCGGCGCCGGCCTGGACGCCCTGCTGGCCGCGCGGCAGGTCGGACCGACGGGACGCGTCATCGGCGTGGACATGACCGAGGCCATGCTCGACAGGGCGCGCGACAACGCCGTCCGGGGCGGCTTCGAGAACGTCGAGTTCCGCCGCGGGTTGATCGAGGAGCTCCCCGTGGACGACGCCAGCATAGATGCGATCGTCTCCAACTGCGTGATCAACCTGTCGCCGGAGAAGGACCGCGTCTTCCGCGAGGCGTACCGCGTGCTCAGACCCGGCGGCCGGATGCTGGTCTCGGACATCGTGCTCGAAGAGGCCTTGCCGCCGGAGATCGCCGAGCGTGTCGACGTCACCATCGGCTGCGTGGGCAACGCCTCGCTGCGTGCGGATTACCTGCGCACGGTCCGCGAGGCCGGTTTCGGTGAAATCGAAATAGTCGCCGAGAAGACGTACGGCGCCGACCTGCTGGCCGGCACCGCCTTCGCGGATGACATCGCCCGCGACCACGGCCTGTCCCTGGACGAGCTGGCCGAGCATCTGGGCAAGGTGACGAGCCTGAGTCTCAGAATACGCAAGCAAGTCTAGGACCGGCCAACATCACCTTGGCGACGGTCTCGGGCGGATCACCCGGGCGGACAGCGAGGGGACGCACACCCTTTTCTGGCGACTCTCGTAGAGCCGGAGCCAGAACAGGGTGTACGTCCCCTCGCAGTGCGTCGAGGCGCGAGTGTCAGCCCGAGACCATCGCCGAGGTGGTGTTGTCCAGGGTCGAACCGTGCAAACTGTGCGGGATCAGGAAGACTCCCAGCACGACCAGCGCCGCGACGATCGCCACGGCGCGCGGCCAGCGACCGTCCCCCCTGCGCCAGGACGCCCAGACCCAGGCCAGCACGGCCGCGGCCAGCTTGTTGTCGGTGAGGTCCTCCCCCAGGGGCCAGCCCGTCCAGTAGGCGCCGAAGGCGTATTTCTGCACGATGGGACCGAGGATCAGCCCGCCGACGACGAGCAGCCCCAGGGTGGTCAGGGACATCCTCCCGCGCCGAGGACCGTCCACGACCGCTTCCAGCCCGGTGCGCGTCGACCACAGCATGGCCAGGAACATGAAGAGTATGTGCGGCGCCAGCACGAGCCGGGGCACGTCCCCCTTGAAGCGGGCGACGACGGCCCGTTCACCGCTGACGACCAGGGTCTCGTCGTCCCGGGCCAGCACCACGCTGTATTCGAGCTTGCCCGCCGCCGGCTGCGCGGGCAGATGGGCGACCAGGCGATCCCCTTCGCGGGCCATGGGCGCCGTGATCCAGCCGTCGCCGGCGCCGAGCCGCCGCCACAGGATCCGGCCCGTCACGGCCGGGGTATCGACCTCGAGCCCAACCGGCAGATCGGAGCCGACATCGTGCGAACGGAGCAGTTCGCCCCTCACGCCGCCGCCGGCGAATTCGGCGTCGACGCGGACCTCGTAGGTCGGTCCGGTCACGCGCTGATAGACGGCCGAGACGAGGGTCAGCAGCAGGGCCGCAGTCCAGAGCATCCAGTTCCGCAAATCGGGCCTCCCGGGTAGGATCGGGACACACTACAACAGAGGCTGAGGCCTGTCCGCAGAAAACGACTTGCGATTTCATGGTTCGATCGTATTTTTTCGCGTGCGATAAACCACGGGACATGCGCGCAGGCCACCCTTGACCGGACAGGAATGCGATATCATACGCAACGCTTTTTATGATAACATCTTGACCGGTGCTCCCGTACTGCTTAGGGTATCGACGTCGCCCCACCGCTGCTTCACTCAGGAGAAATAATGAGGAACGGACACCCCCAGGGCCTGTACGTCTGCTTCGGCGCCGAGATGTTCGAGCGCCTCTGTTATTACGGCATGAGAGGATTGCTGATCCTCTACCTCACCAAGGCCCTGCTGCAGGGCGACACCAAGGCCATCGGCATCTACGGCGCCTACACGGCGCTGGTCTACGCCGCCCCGGTCTGGGGCGGCAAGCTGGCCGACGCTGTCCTGGGCTACAAGCGGGCGGTGATCTTCGGCGGCATCGTCATGGCCATCGGCGAATTCTTGATCCTCGGCGGGACCGAGTTCTGGCTGTTCCTGGGCATGAGCGCCATCATCGTCGGCAACGGCTACTTCAAGGCCAACATCTCCACGATGGTCGGCAAGCTGTACCGGGACGGCGATCCGCTGCGCGACTCCGGCTTCACCATCTTCTACATGGGCATCAACATCGGCGCGCTGCTGGCGACGGTCGCCGTGGCGCCCATCGGCGAGAAGTTCGGCTTCCACTGGGGATTCGGGCTGGCGGGCGTCGGCATGCTGATCGGTGTGGGCATCTTCCTCAAGGGAATGCACAAGCTGGGCACCGCCGGCGATCCGCAGAATCCCGACATGTTGCGTAAATACGGCAAGCTGGTCTACGGCGGGTCGCTGGCCGGCATCCCGCTGCTGTATGCCCTGATCACCTACGGGCAGGGCGTCGCGCTGTTAGGGCAGGACATCCTCTTCTGGATCCTGATCGGACTGCTGGTCTTCGTCTGCTTCAACCTGCTGCGCGCCGGCTTCCAGGGAGACCGCGTGCAGCGCGATCGCATCATCGTGCTGCTGATCCTGATGACCTTCAACGTCGTTTTCTGGGCCTGCTTCGAGCAGGCCGGCAGCTCGCTCACCCTGTTCGCCGACCGCAACGTGGACCGCGACGTCTTCGGACTCTACGAGATGCCTGCGTCGCAGACCCAGTTCTTCAACCCGGCCTTCATCATCATCTTCGGCAGCATCTTCTCGGTGATGTGGGTGAGCCTCTCGCGAATCGGGCGCAATCCGAGCATACCGATGAAGTTCGGGCTGGGCATCATCCAG encodes:
- the arsM gene encoding arsenite methyltransferase, which produces MTDTKRPEDAGKLREAVSAGYARIATSGGGCGGCCGGPRTRPQDISLELGYDANQLASVPAGADLGLGCGNPTALGELKPGEIVLDLGSGAGLDALLAARQVGPTGRVIGVDMTEAMLDRARDNAVRGGFENVEFRRGLIEELPVDDASIDAIVSNCVINLSPEKDRVFREAYRVLRPGGRMLVSDIVLEEALPPEIAERVDVTIGCVGNASLRADYLRTVREAGFGEIEIVAEKTYGADLLAGTAFADDIARDHGLSLDELAEHLGKVTSLSLRIRKQV
- a CDS encoding oligopeptide:H+ symporter, with protein sequence MRNGHPQGLYVCFGAEMFERLCYYGMRGLLILYLTKALLQGDTKAIGIYGAYTALVYAAPVWGGKLADAVLGYKRAVIFGGIVMAIGEFLILGGTEFWLFLGMSAIIVGNGYFKANISTMVGKLYRDGDPLRDSGFTIFYMGINIGALLATVAVAPIGEKFGFHWGFGLAGVGMLIGVGIFLKGMHKLGTAGDPQNPDMLRKYGKLVYGGSLAGIPLLYALITYGQGVALLGQDILFWILIGLLVFVCFNLLRAGFQGDRVQRDRIIVLLILMTFNVVFWACFEQAGSSLTLFADRNVDRDVFGLYEMPASQTQFFNPAFIIIFGSIFSVMWVSLSRIGRNPSIPMKFGLGIIQLGLGYLMLLIGNAMAGDAALVPLFILGFMYLLHTTGELFLSPIGLSMVTKLAPKNMTGSAMGAWFLSFAFSMYVAAALAKLTGSVGEGGVEIAAAAIEPAESLATYVHVFGGMGWVTIGIGLVLVALSRPLNRMLHGVA